The window CAGCGTCTACACAAAGCTTTACTTGAGAAGCTCAGTGTTACTGCTGTATCATGTGGTGATCAGCAACCCGGCCACCAATAACATGCTGCAGGGAAGATTGACGACGTTGTTGTCTTATAGATGTTATCCGATCTCCTCTGTGACTACTACTACTCGACGTAATCCTTCACGATCTAATGTGAAACcagtttcattttcaaatttaCATTATGTAAGTCGCGTGAGTGTTTTTAAAGACCACAGATTTAAAGAGTAATGGCGGTTCAACTATAACCATTGTGGGGGGTTGGCGTTTTAACCTTAAGGAATGTGATGGGAGGGGTTTTAAAGAACTAAGCTCAAGGTTGTGTGAAGAAGACCCAGGTCAGTAGACTTTGGTAACTGAAAGGACTCCACACTCTCAGGCATTTTGAGCCATCCTTAAGTTTTTTTAGGAACAATGTGCTCTCTTATGTAGATATTTTTTCCTACTACACTGTTTATAAGCTAAAGCACAGTATAGTAATGTTTTACTCTAACTGGTTGTTTTTAGGACCGTTTTCATCCAGGCTCACTGACGCCAGACACCGATGCAGAGACCTTACTGGATTTGGCAAAACAGGCAGCACATTTTCATTCCATATCAAATGTGCAGGTAATAAGAGCCAAAATGTTTCTATCTGGATGTAAAATTTCCTCTTGTGATGTATTTATCCTGCACTTAAAATGTCTTCCATCAAAGGTAATAAAGCTGGACAGGCCAATCTGGGAGCCATATACCTACCACCAAGGTATGTAGCAGTGACAGTTAGTGTTCCACACTGTCTGCAACTACAAATTGATTTTTAACTTTTATGCCGTTTTCTTTTAGCAATAATTATTTTAGAATCTGCAAAACAAAGATATAAGAAAGGAGTGCTTGAACCCTTCTTAAAACCCAAAATGAAACTAGGTAAGTTTAGCCAAAGACACACATGGTCATTTAATTCTTAAAGCTTGGGTCTCCATGGAAGCGTTATGGGATTGTATTTCCTCAGTTCCTAGGGAGACTGTGAAAGAAATGACCAAGGACCATGGGAAAGGCAGCAGTCAGAAAAACTGCGATGATCAGCCAGCAACCATCTCCATCACCCTCATGAAGGACTCTGAGAATATGACCAGTCAAAAACCTCTTTTAGCATCATCTGACACAGACCATCAGGAAGCTGTTCAATTATATGCGTACATcaagaagaagaacagagagCCTGTGATTGGTCAGTGTTCCTTACCTCACAGTAGACACTATGTTAAGGTTGATGAATGTCCTTTTGTAATGTTTAAAGTATATTTCTACTATAAGCATTACAAAAGGACATTGAATCAATAGAATTTGACATTGAGAGACACAATTATCTCTTTGACATTTCATTACCTCATTATTAGTAATTAAAAAATTGTTTTCTAGGCTTAAGTAGCCTTTATGAATTCCTCTGTGATCAACATGACCCTGTCTACTTCTGCcaatgctgctctctgctggtcCTAGAGAAGAATATTATAAACCATGTTACTGGGTTTGATCACTGGAAGATCTACCTGACGGTGAGTACATGAAAATTTTTTAATCTAATTTAATATCTGATATGATGTATTTACTTCTCAGCTAGGGAAATTCTTTTCCTATATGTTTTCAAGGGTTACAtttatacagttacagtagcttctgtctttacctgtttgtgtttctgacaCAAGGGCGCCCAGTCGCTGGCACCTCAACCACAGATGAAATCAGAAGAAATCAGATATTTGGCTGAGAATTTTGAATCCCTTAATGGATATGGAGAAGCTCAGGTTTTGTtcttggcttttattttggcaatgTTTTCACAATATAACAcagactttttaaaattttgataGGTGTTGTTGATGGTGATTCCTTTTTCTATTTCAGACTGTTACACTAAATGAAGACATTTACAATGAAATCCTCAAGCAAGACTCTGAATCAGGTAAGCAAACACTTTTGTTTAGAACTGGCTTTTATTAGAAATTAAGGATTTAGTTAATTTGGAGTGATTATGTTGTATCTGAATGACAGTGACGCTCAACTTACTAAGTTAACAATACATTCCATTGTTCTCCTTTTTTATGGTATCACCTTTCATCCATACATTTTAGTTATATCTTTAACTCTGGTGCTTGAGCATACCTTTGCATACAGTCAACGTTGTATCATTCCTTTTCATTACACCTATTCATACAGATGTTACACAGTAATTACTTCACAGTTCTGAACATTTTTGTAATGTCTATATTTTCTTCACAGCCCTACAGACAGTCAAGTCTTTACTGACTCAGAATGAAAGTAGTCATGTTGATGTTAAAACTTCGGACACATCCGTGTTCCTtcagaaacaggaaaaggaacaggacatgactgaaaacacacaggtcAGTGAATTTGGCCACTTCTGTGATGGGATTGTGTAATTGGAAAATACAGCCTTTCTTTCAGTATAGTGAAGAACATAAGCTTTTCTGTAATTCTGTTAATACATAGCGTTTAGATTAACACTGAAATAATGTGAAATACCAACTTAATAGTAAGTAACTCATTACCTCAAGTAGAACTGCCCATCATCATTAGGTTCCTACTTTGTACacatcctgtgtgtttgtatctcatgaactagttattaaactttctactaaatgtatgtgttttggttccaggtgGTGGAAAAGAAATTTGATGTTGATTTAGAAGACAAATTCTCTAACACTGGGACAAATCCAACTAATATGCTTCCTGATTCCACAAAAGAAAGCGCAAAAGATTGCATCCCTTCAAGCACAAATGAGGAGCCACTGAAAATATCAATAACATCTCAGTCTTCACCTGCCTCCAGTAGCACTGGAGGCACCACCAAACTGACTGCAGCGAAACACAAATCTAGCATGAGCCCCACTTCTACAGTTCCGACCGGCAGCACTACTAAAAGCTCCAGAAGTACAGTGTCATCAACGACTGCGACAATAGCTGCTCCTAAGGTAACAATAAAGTGTGAACCCCATCGGACTTCAGCCATGTCTGATGGGTGTGAACACAAGacttcacacacagaaccacattcCTCTATGACTAAgatgaaaccaaatgaaaaccCTCCTAAAGTTGGTAAGTATGTTTGCCTTTATATGTAAAGTAAGTACTGTCAGACCTTTTTGGTTCATTCATATatgtttcttttttgtatttatagGCTTAAACCATCTTATCATGGTGTggtgtaaaagaaaaaagcaaatcTACTGCGAGTTGTGTTCGGTCAGGTTAAAAAATTCCAAACACCCATACAGTGATACCCACAGATTAAACTACGTGGTGCGTGCTTCATAACTATTATTGTACAGAACAGAGGCAATATGTAAAGCGGTGCCATAATAACACCTGTAACTATTTCCTCACTAGAAAATGAAGTTCCCTGAGTTTAGGGCAGAGCCGTTGGAGTTGCAGAGCAAACTGGACAATATAGTGGCCCACTTGGCTGAGGTGGAGAAAAATGTACAAAGGAGGAACAAGGTGACCATCATGAGTATATTTGCATTCTGCTGTAATAGTTACTGGGGTTTTTGTCATTATCCTATAACAGTTGAGCATAGAAGTGCCATACATAAGCATTTGAGTGCAAAATGTTGATTGAGGTATTGCTTATCAATCATTGTGTGAATAATATTTCCTGCCTTTGTTCCCAGAACATACAGGTGAACCATGATGTATACAAGGAGCTGGGTGCTCTTTCAGAGGAAAAAGGTATCTTCATGCTACAGTACCATCCTGAAAAGAAAGTTTAGGTCTAAAGCAGTGTTTATCAAGTTCAGGTTTTTTGACTAGATGGATCATTAGTCAGAACTATGAAGCTGAATTGATTAACATTATCAAAAAGAAATCTTTCTGAATATGTATACACATTTCTAATTTTTTAggatatttgtttcatttggttaTTGCTTCTGTCGTAAgtctttctccttttttgtcTCAGCTTTCGAAAAAATAAAGACTATGCTGAAAAAAGGGGCCTATTGGGAGACGTCCTCCCCCACAACTGATGCAGAGGCATTGACACAGGGTTGTTCTGTGTCTTCCTCCAGTCCATTTGAAATGTCAAGCCCAGATGATGGTaagtttttgtaatttttgcATTTGagatatttttgtatttagatTTGAAGTTTAATTTTTTCCCACATTGATATAGAGAGGTAggggtgtgcgtgcgtgtgtgtgtgtgtgtgtgtgtgtgtgtgtgtgtgtgtgtgtgtgtgtgtgtgtgtgtgtgtgtgtgtgtgtgtgtgtgtgtgtgtgtatttatatatatatgttggcgctcacacacacacacacacacacacacacacacacacacacacacacacacacaattttatACTATGTACACATTACCACATTACTGCCATTCACCTAAACATACTGCATGCTGTAAATAGGACACCTGAGGTTTGGCCTGGCCTGTGCTGACTCAAGACTATCCCAGAGCAGCCAGTTTACAACAATTACTCTCTGCACTTCAAAGGAGCCAGGTATTATTAGAAGAGTTGATGACAGTTCACAGCATTCTACCCGTGCAGCTGTTTATGTAATCGTAAGACTTGCTAATGCTCTGCTTAAGCTTACATCATACTCAGTAGCTGACTCTGAGCAACAATAACATGAAATGCAGACAAATTTGCTACAGGTGCTGTACAATCACTGACTGCCTGTGTTTCAGCTGTTGGAGGTATGAACTTTCTAAACCAATAATTGTCAATCTAATACTTTCTGCTATTGCTATACCTTTTTAATCTTACAGAGATAGACCTGCCACAGAATGAAGTATCAGGGTTTTCTTCTGACCACCAGCAAAAGCAtgagacacacagagcaggtgtgtgtgtgtgtgtgtgtgtgtgtgtgtgtgtgtgtgtgtgtgtgtgtgtgtgtgtgtgtgtgtgtgtgtgtgtgtgtgtgtgtgtgtgtgttcatgaacTGACGTCATTTTGGTTTGGTGTCATAGGGACATGCATCATTGGCGCCAGTAATCTTTCCACATATTTGGCTGTGAAACAACTGGAAACCAAACCTATCCTAGGTAGATGTGTCTACCTTTCTCCTTTTTAGCTATCATTTCACAAACCAACACTTTAGAACACACTGTTCTCCTCAGGTATGGGCTCAGTGTGGGAGTGTCGAGGGTTTTCTCGAGATACATTCTATTTGTGCCAGAACTGCAGGATGACTCTCTCCGTCAGTGACATCTGTGGGCATATGGTCAGCTCTGATCACCAAATCAATTGCATGGTAAGATGCCTCTTACAGTGGAATATCTGAAAATCAAAGACTGGCTTCCGAGCTTTTAATGGTGTTTGTTTATGCTTGTTTTTCAGAAGGTAGATTATCCTCGGTTTTTGTATTTCATGGACTTGGACAATGTGCCTGAAAACGAAAAACGCAACATTTTAGAAGTCATTGGAACAATGTTCTCAGCACAGGAGCGTTCCAAGAAAATTGACGCGCAGGTAACCTGAAATTTTTGTCTCCCAAAACATCGAAGTCCTTTTGTTAAGAGCATACTACCTTGAGACACAAATTACGCTAATTTCTCCACAACATTCAAACTGATCTATTTTAAAAAGAAGAGAATTGCGAGATGTTAAGAACTACTGTGATTTTCACCCTGATTGTATTTTAATTCACAGGTTGTGATGCTCACACCTGAAGGGTATGAAAGTGTTCAGGCAGCTCCATTCAGTGAAGGTAGCAGTGATCTTAACCTAaaaacctttgtgtgtgtgaatgtgaacatATAAAGTAATTGATTGTCAAATGTGCTGATTGATTTTTATTCAGCTTTAGAAATGCTGCAAAACATGAAAGGACAGAAACCAAGGGTCTTGGGTCATTCTGTCAGTACTTCACAGCAaaagggtgagtcccatccgcTAAGTAATGGTGGTTAACTAAAGCGAGTAAGCCAGGTAGAATATATGTACAAGTATTTTCGTTTCTGTTGTACAGAACCTGAGAACCAGCAGAGTGCAGAAGAATGTCATCAAAAAGAGACAAATgcagcactgaaacacacagactACCAGCACGACAATGGTATTGTTtagtgttattttttttacatctgtGAAGTTCTCCACTTTTAGGTCCAAGCTAGGTAATAATGTGCATATTTTTCACAAACTCTACTGTTTCTTATAGAAGCAAGAACCCAACCACAGAAGTGTTATTTGGACAAGACTGTGGTAGTTGGAGGTACAGATGAGATGAGCAGTGTCCTCTCAAATGATGTTTCAACTGAGACTTTCAGGAATCTTTCTGTACAACCAGAACTCTCACTATCAGCCCCTCAGCACCAAATACCTGTCCCTAAGTTGCAAGAGCATGAAGCAGAAGTTCACTCTGAGTCTCCATCCTTCTCTGATAGTCAGCACCAAACATCACAAACCCAAACAGTGTCTCCTAGTGACACGTGTTGTCAAGGCAAGAAacgtccagctcctccatctgttgAAACACATTACACCACTAACCCACACCTCAAAGATCCTCGACAAGCCAAACATGCACGTAGTTCACTGGAACACATCAGTCAGTGCATTCCTGAATCAGCCGTGGAATCAGCTTCCTTTAATGTTGCTTCAACGTCTACACTGTTGTCTCCTGAAGACAAAGGCACAGAACATGACATGACTGAATACTATAAACTATGGGAACTTGTTAATCAGGCAAAGCAAAATAAGGTTATTGCTCCCTCTTCTAACAGTTCATCTGAAATGAATGTGGTACAGAGGTTGGATTCAAAGTGTGCTGATACTGATTATAGGGTAAAAACAAATTTACCTGCTTCTAAAACATTGGAAAGCACATTCCCTGTACCATCTGTGTATGATTCCACCCCTGATCCACACGCCAGCAACTCGTCTCTTGAGACCACGACGACAATCAACCCTTCTGCCAGCTCTGCAGACCCCTCTGACCTACAACACCAGAGCAGCACGTCTAATGAATGTGAGAAAGTGAGCCACCTCCAGCCTGGTTCAATCCAGTCCACAGCCACCATCCCCAACACATGGCAGGCTTTACAGTTGCAGTGCAACCCAGAAAGTACAAACACTGGGTTTTGTCAGATGCCTATTAACCCAATCATAACTGCCAGGCCACAGCCCATCAGGAAGATGCAATTACTTACTATAACAAATTCCTTTGGCACTGTGGCAGCTTTAGAGGCGTACAGTCAATACAGTCAAAGTGCATATGCAGAACATGGTCTTTCATCTTATCCTCTTCCACAGGCTGGTGCAGGTTACATCACACCACACAATCCTTTTGTTTATGCAGGCCCTTTATACCACAGTCAGTATTACCCGGTAGAGGTGCCCCATATGGGCGAGCTTAGCAGCTACCATGGCCAGGAAATGGGTGAGTCTCAAAATGCACCGGCAGCCGCTTCTGgtgatgcagcagcagtactCCCCTTCAGCCAACATAACCCGTCCTGCTGGAGATAAAAAGGTGACAGCACACCAAGGTTTTGAAAACATTGTTTCAGTCGACCTGTGTTTTTTCATTATCTTCGTACAACAGGCACATCATGTTCCAGTGTGCTGCTGTATGAATATTTTTCATTTACAATAGGACCTGGAAACGGCACAGTATAAAGGTTTAGAAATGGAAATCAACGCTGTATATGTAGAGGTTTTGTTGCCACAAGCTAAtggtttttaatgttttcagcTATTTTTTGGCACTTTAATATAACACTTTGTTTATTCTTAAGTGTTTTGTAAAATTGAAACATTGGTTTTATTGTTTGCACTATGAGTT is drawn from Betta splendens chromosome 11, fBetSpl5.4, whole genome shotgun sequence and contains these coding sequences:
- the LOC114865298 gene encoding uncharacterized protein LOC114865298 isoform X4, coding for MRLWFGFQLLPSTQRGSYVEEGLKAATMKTVCQTSFQWVSRLKKHMYSQEHRQKMIEVFKTDVPTGNGFFPHILLKQAIDNRNHKQPITGLSLLTLCFNKQLGSLVYLCHICEETCPSDRIVYHLSTGDHCSNYFNYTDPNILSYSWLPSMDMRAILKPLLTQEMKEKGPGTLQLLELPKNLMKRLLTSTYSEAMNTLREYNELSRLLQEVKPKRTVIQTYQKDSNRKHPLLDFLLPFLPSSPGCGPVGMQHLVECICDGATQKSYYLCTLCKLTLAAHMIIKHVLSFDHIFCYFKEWHPSTLLSKECYINHESFVCDILDFSRQTEEIHGTANTEIKQVILDPTEYSSVNFACYAEALKTLESKRNENKQGSLIVNIKPGRKLVSVVRLAEESSLPYSIILRCQDCSQRFNSIYQYLNHLPKVKHIMMLQKHFGQAKRDCGQQTGQRPYLGLYTYIQNCLKINEPVIGVSLIVTCINTEIKEDCIYVCFACEDFFSDSALKQHLGSICHLVNTLLYQNPWRLPFAWENSLNVTELKSLALEEEKEQGPNHVITMKVFDMPRMLFCSLLPATYEEVMKKLQLYHTVLKDAVPRRETYSKLKQNERFPLLGKQFMVMYDVRDDYHTRKDVLCLLCGRTLSENEFCTHVFSREHVTEFLDRFHPGSLTPDTDAETLLDLAKQAAHFHSISNVQVIKLDRPIWEPYTYHQAIIILESAKQRYKKGVLEPFLKPKMKLVPRETVKEMTKDHGKGSSQKNCDDQPATISITLMKDSENMTSQKPLLASSDTDHQEAVQLYAYIKKKNREPVIGLSSLYEFLCDQHDPVYFCQCCSLLVLEKNIINHVTGFDHWKIYLTGAQSLAPQPQMKSEEIRYLAENFESLNGYGEAQTVTLNEDIYNEILKQDSESALQTVKSLLTQNESSHVDVKTSDTSVFLQKQEKEQDMTENTQVVEKKFDVDLEDKFSNTGTNPTNMLPDSTKESAKDCIPSSTNEEPLKISITSQSSPASSSTGGTTKLTAAKHKSSMSPTSTVPTGSTTKSSRSTVSSTTATIAAPKVTIKCEPHRTSAMSDGCEHKTSHTEPHSSMTKMKPNENPPKVGLNHLIMVWCKRKKQIYCELCSVRLKNSKHPYSDTHRLNYVKMKFPEFRAEPLELQSKLDNIVAHLAEVEKNVQRRNKNIQVNHDVYKELGALSEEKAFEKIKTMLKKGAYWETSSPTTDAEALTQGCSVSSSSPFEMSSPDDEIDLPQNEVSGFSSDHQQKHETHRAGTCIIGASNLSTYLAVKQLETKPILGMGSVWECRGFSRDTFYLCQNCRMTLSVSDICGHMVSSDHQINCMKVDYPRFLYFMDLDNVPENEKRNILEVIGTMFSAQERSKKIDAQVVMLTPEGYESVQAAPFSEALEMLQNMKGQKPRVLGHSVSTSQQKEPENQQSAEECHQKETNAALKHTDYQHDNEARTQPQKCYLDKTVVVGGTDEMSSVLSNDVSTETFRNLSVQPELSLSAPQHQIPVPKLQEHEAEVHSESPSFSDSQHQTSQTQTVSPSDTCCQGKKRPAPPSVETHYTTNPHLKDPRQAKHARSSLEHISQCIPESAVESASFNVASTSTLLSPEDKGTEHDMTEYYKLWELVNQAKQNKVIAPSSNSSSEMNVVQRLDSKCADTDYRVKTNLPASKTLESTFPVPSVYDSTPDPHASNSSLETTTTINPSASSADPSDLQHQSSTSNECEKVSHLQPGSIQSTATIPNTWQALQLQCNPESTNTGFCQMPINPIITARPQPIRKMQLLTITNSFGTVAALEAYSQYSQSAYAEHGLSSYPLPQAGAGYITPHNPFVYAGPLYHSQYYPVEVPHMGELSSYHGQEMGESQNAPAAASGDAAAVLPFSQHNPSCWR
- the LOC114865298 gene encoding uncharacterized protein LOC114865298 isoform X5, which translates into the protein MRLWFGFQLLPSTQRGSYVEEGLKAATMKTVCQTSFQWVSRLKKHMYSQEHRQKMIEVFKTDVPTGNGFFPHILLKQAIDNRNHKQPITGLSLLTLCFNKQLGSLVYLCHICEETCPSDRIVYHLSTGDHCSNYFNYTDPNILSYSWLPSMDMRAILKPLLTQEMKEKGPGTLQLLELPKNLMKRLLTSTYSEAMNTLREYNELSRLLQEVKPKRTVIQTYQKDSNRKHPLLDFLLPFLPSSPGCGPVGMQHLVECICDGATQKSYYLCTLCKLTLAAHMIIKHVLSFDHIFCYFKEWHPSTLLSKECYINHESFVCDILDFSRQTEEIHGTANTEIKQVILDPTEYSSVNFACYAEALKTLESKRNENKQGSLIVNIKPGRKLVSVVRLAEESSLPYSIILRCQDCSQRFNSIYQYLNHLPKVKHIMMLQKHFGQAKRDCGQQTGQRPYLGLYTYIQNCLKINEPVIGVSLIVTCINTEIKEDCIYVCFACEDFFSDSALKQHLGSICHLVNTLLYQNPWRLPFAWENSLNVTELKSLALEEEKEQGPNHVITMKVFDMPRMLFCSLLPATYEEVMKKLQLYHTVLKDAVPRRETYSKLKQNERFPLLGKQFMVMYDVRDDYHTRKDVLCLLCGRTLSENEFCTHVFSREHVTEFLDRFHPGSLTPDTDAETLLDLAKQAAHFHSISNVQVIKLDRPIWEPYTYHQAIIILESAKQRYKKGVLEPFLKPKMKLVPRETVKEMTKDHGKGSSQKNCDDQPATISITLMKDSENMTSQKPLLASSDTDHQEAVQLYAYIKKKNREPVIGLSSLYEFLCDQHDPVYFCQCCSLLVLEKNIINHVTGFDHWKIYLTGAQSLAPQPQMKSEEIRYLAENFESLNGYGEAQTVTLNEDIYNEILKQDSESALQTVKSLLTQNESSHVDVKTSDTSVFLQKQEKEQDMTENTQVVEKKFDVDLEDKFSNTGTNPTNMLPDSTKESAKDCIPSSTNEEPLKISITSQSSPASSSTGGTTKLTAAKHKSSMSPTSTVPTGSTTKSSRSTVSSTTATIAAPKVTIKCEPHRTSAMSDGCEHKTSHTEPHSSMTKMKPNENPPKVGLNHLIMVWCKRKKQIYCELCSVRLKNSKHPYSDTHRLNYVKMKFPEFRAEPLELQSKLDNIVAHLAEVEKNVQRRNKNIQVNHDVYKELGALSEEKAFEKIKTMLKKGAYWETSSPTTDAEALTQGCSVSSSSPFEMSSPDDGTCIIGASNLSTYLAVKQLETKPILGMGSVWECRGFSRDTFYLCQNCRMTLSVSDICGHMVSSDHQINCMKVDYPRFLYFMDLDNVPENEKRNILEVIGTMFSAQERSKKIDAQVVMLTPEGYESVQAAPFSEALEMLQNMKGQKPRVLGHSVSTSQQKEPENQQSAEECHQKETNAALKHTDYQHDNEARTQPQKCYLDKTVVVGGTDEMSSVLSNDVSTETFRNLSVQPELSLSAPQHQIPVPKLQEHEAEVHSESPSFSDSQHQTSQTQTVSPSDTCCQGKKRPAPPSVETHYTTNPHLKDPRQAKHARSSLEHISQCIPESAVESASFNVASTSTLLSPEDKGTEHDMTEYYKLWELVNQAKQNKVIAPSSNSSSEMNVVQRLDSKCADTDYRVKTNLPASKTLESTFPVPSVYDSTPDPHASNSSLETTTTINPSASSADPSDLQHQSSTSNECEKVSHLQPGSIQSTATIPNTWQALQLQCNPESTNTGFCQMPINPIITARPQPIRKMQLLTITNSFGTVAALEAYSQYSQSAYAEHGLSSYPLPQAGAGYITPHNPFVYAGPLYHSQYYPVEVPHMGELSSYHGQEMGESQNAPAAASGDAAAVLPFSQHNPSCWR
- the LOC114865298 gene encoding uncharacterized protein LOC114865298 isoform X3, with product MEDCYLGCQVCQTSFQWVSRLKKHMYSQEHRQKMIEVFKTDVPTGNGFFPHILLKQAIDNRNHKQPITGLSLLTLCFNKQLGSLVYLCHICEETCPSDRIVYHLSTGDHCSNYFNYTDPNILSYSWLPSMDMRAILKPLLTQEMKEKGPGTLQLLELPKNLMKRLLTSTYSEAMNTLREYNELSRLLQEVKPKRTVIQTYQKDSNRKHPLLDFLLPFLPSSPGCGPVGMQHLVECICDGATQKSYYLCTLCKLTLAAHMIIKHVLSFDHIFCYFKEWHPSTLLSKECYINHESFVCDILDFSRQTEEIHGTANTEIKQVILDPTEYSSVNFACYAEALKTLESKRNENKQGSLIVNIKPGRKLVSVVRLAEESSLPYSIILRCQDCSQRFNSIYQYLNHLPKVKHIMMLQKHFGQAKRDCGQQTGQRPYLGLYTYIQNCLKINEPVIGVSLIVTCINTEIKEDCIYVCFACEDFFSDSALKQHLGSICHLVNTLLYQNPWRLPFAWENSLNVTELKSLALEEEKEQGPNHVITMKVFDMPRMLFCSLLPATYEEVMKKLQLYHTVLKDAVPRRETYSKLKQNERFPLLGKQFMVMYDVRDDYHTRKDVLCLLCGRTLSENEFCTHVFSREHVTEFLDRFHPGSLTPDTDAETLLDLAKQAAHFHSISNVQVIKLDRPIWEPYTYHQAIIILESAKQRYKKGVLEPFLKPKMKLVPRETVKEMTKDHGKGSSQKNCDDQPATISITLMKDSENMTSQKPLLASSDTDHQEAVQLYAYIKKKNREPVIGLSSLYEFLCDQHDPVYFCQCCSLLVLEKNIINHVTGFDHWKIYLTGAQSLAPQPQMKSEEIRYLAENFESLNGYGEAQTVTLNEDIYNEILKQDSESALQTVKSLLTQNESSHVDVKTSDTSVFLQKQEKEQDMTENTQVVEKKFDVDLEDKFSNTGTNPTNMLPDSTKESAKDCIPSSTNEEPLKISITSQSSPASSSTGGTTKLTAAKHKSSMSPTSTVPTGSTTKSSRSTVSSTTATIAAPKVTIKCEPHRTSAMSDGCEHKTSHTEPHSSMTKMKPNENPPKVGLNHLIMVWCKRKKQIYCELCSVRLKNSKHPYSDTHRLNYVKMKFPEFRAEPLELQSKLDNIVAHLAEVEKNVQRRNKNIQVNHDVYKELGALSEEKAFEKIKTMLKKGAYWETSSPTTDAEALTQGCSVSSSSPFEMSSPDDGHLRFGLACADSRLSQSSQFTTITLCTSKEPEIDLPQNEVSGFSSDHQQKHETHRAGTCIIGASNLSTYLAVKQLETKPILGMGSVWECRGFSRDTFYLCQNCRMTLSVSDICGHMVSSDHQINCMKVDYPRFLYFMDLDNVPENEKRNILEVIGTMFSAQERSKKIDAQVVMLTPEGYESVQAAPFSEALEMLQNMKGQKPRVLGHSVSTSQQKEPENQQSAEECHQKETNAALKHTDYQHDNEARTQPQKCYLDKTVVVGGTDEMSSVLSNDVSTETFRNLSVQPELSLSAPQHQIPVPKLQEHEAEVHSESPSFSDSQHQTSQTQTVSPSDTCCQGKKRPAPPSVETHYTTNPHLKDPRQAKHARSSLEHISQCIPESAVESASFNVASTSTLLSPEDKGTEHDMTEYYKLWELVNQAKQNKVIAPSSNSSSEMNVVQRLDSKCADTDYRVKTNLPASKTLESTFPVPSVYDSTPDPHASNSSLETTTTINPSASSADPSDLQHQSSTSNECEKVSHLQPGSIQSTATIPNTWQALQLQCNPESTNTGFCQMPINPIITARPQPIRKMQLLTITNSFGTVAALEAYSQYSQSAYAEHGLSSYPLPQAGAGYITPHNPFVYAGPLYHSQYYPVEVPHMGELSSYHGQEMGESQNAPAAASGDAAAVLPFSQHNPSCWR